The Megalobrama amblycephala isolate DHTTF-2021 linkage group LG22, ASM1881202v1, whole genome shotgun sequence sequence AATATTGTTTGCTGATCAttgtttttatgtgaataatAGGCTAAATTAAATCCGTTTATCATCGTGTCTCTTATATAACTTGGACTAAAACGTTTTGTTTTAGTGTCAGAGTTTTGGGtgatggagggacagaaatctctcagatttcatttaaaagatcttcatttgtgttccaaagacgaATGAAAGTCTTctgggtttgaaacaacttgagggcgagtaaatgatgacagaaatttcatttttgggtgaactacccctttaagagCTCAGTTTTAAAACCAATAAGCTTATTTACttctgttcaaatgtttggggccagtaagatttttttttgtaaagaaattaatacttttattcagtgaggatgtattaaattgatcaaaagtggcagtaaagacatttaaaatgtcataaaaggtttctatttaaaataaatgctgttcttttggactttctattcatcaaagaatcctgaaaataaaagtatcacagtttccacaaaaatatgaagcagcaacgggttttcaacattgataataataataaatgcttcttgagcagcaaatcatcatattagaatgatttctgaaggatcatgtgacattgaaacctggagtaatgatgctgaaaattcagctttgatcgcaggaataaattacatttacataaaataaatgcagccttggtgagcgtaagagacttctttcaaaaacattaaaaaaaaaatcttacctcagacctcaaacttttgaacattagcATAGTTCATGACAAAATGAAAAGCCTTTGTGTGCAGAATTTAAAAAGATGTGCTACTAATAATGTCAGGGCTAGCCTCATACAAACCTCTCCATTATGCCAGAGCATGTTGTATTCGCTCAAATCAGCATGAACCAGGTTACAGTCTCGATACAGCCGCTGCATCATCTGAGAGacagtgaatcaaaaacaaatatccaagtcatattcatattcatctTCTTTATTAGTACATAATTAAACAATACTATGCAAAATTCTTTTACCAAATACCCATTTAACATTCTAGTATTTCGGTATACTCACGTTTAGCACTTGGTAGTACGCTTTCTTCATGTCCTCTGAACTCAGAATGGCGTCCTTCAGTTTAGGTGCAGGAACATGGTCCTGCCCAATGAATGACATCACAAGGATATGCTTTTTCAGAATCACCACCTCCGGGCACGGGATCCCTGCTTTCTTTATCCTACATGGACATTTAAGTatgtgtgaaagaaaaaaagtacattaaacaATAGTGTCATCTTAATTCATCTAGTGTAATTTATCGATTGTAGTGTCATCCAGTTAATCACTTGTGTCATGATAAATGGATCAGACATCTTTCTTGTACCTGGTGAGGTTGTGCATCTCCTTCTCAGCCCACAGGCGGATAATTTTGCGAGGATTCAGCTTGCTGAAGCGGTCTTTGAAGCGGTAGTCGTCCTTGATATATTTGTCCCGGTTCTTAAACTCATTCAGGGTGGTCTTGAAAACCTTGAGGACACACTCTTCTGGAACAATCTTTTCATCAAAGCTGTGGGAGACACAACCAGAGTAGTGTTGCTTAATAAATGCATGCTTGTGCTAAATGACATCAGCTAGTTGCAAACACAATAATCCAGTGTACCCACCTCCCTCCATTAGCGTGGAACACCACCGACTCTTTTCCTGTGCTGATGCAGCCGTTGATGCTCTCCAGTATCCCAGCATTCACCATTTTGTACATCAATAGTCTGGTCTTGGGGTCCACAGCATGTTCCTGGGAAAAATAGGACATTAAATATACACTCACAATACACAAATGAATACATTACATGTCTTGTTGAGTCTGAAAACCTCTAAAGTAAATTAAActacaattaaataaaacaaaaataataaataaagactGGGTTGGGCTCTTTATACAAGATTTCTTCCGAAAAcccctaaaataaaataaaataaaataaaataaaataaaataaaataaaataaaataaaataaaataaaataaaataaaataaaataaaataaaataaaataaaataaaataaaataaaataaaataaaataaaataaaataaaataaaataaaataaaatatgggtTAGGTTCTTGGTCACAATGAcatctaaatattttttatggaatattgcaatatttattataaataatttatccttgcacatcattatttaaaaaaaaaaaaaaaaaaaaaaaatatgtgccCTCGACTCTAAAAGGTGAAACTACTCACAGCAGTAGAGTGCTCTTTCTTCTCATGAAGTCGAGCGCTACGGCGCTGCTCAGTGTGGCAGTGGCGTTTCAGAGCGTTGTACACTTGGTTGGAGAGCTTCAGGTCCATGCCGATCCCATCTCCCACCTGCACCTCTGGAGCAAACTGCGTAGATGCATTCAGAAATTGAGATTAAGTGAAAGACGCTTCTCAGAATGTTATTTGGATAAAGTTGGATAAAGCCTTACATTATCCATGCGTGCTGTGTTCTTCCGTCCACAGACCTCCTCATCGTGTTTGGTGGTGATGTTCTTGCCTTTCCCTACAAAGCCCTTTTTAGGGGTAGTGGTTGGTTTGTCTAAGTGAGTAAATAAAATGTAgtcaaatgaaaaacaactaGTACAGATTTTAAGTGTAGCACAAACAAGCagaaataaagctgcaaataaaatattacatgaaaaGCTTaggctaaatagaaatataataaaatcaaaCTAATAGGAAtgaaaaaagcacataaaatgactaaaattaaaaaaaaatattaacataaaataaaaactcatatcaaaatattaataaataaatacaataatcctgtattaataataaaataattctgaaaaaataaaaaataaataatattaatttaaattaaaattatattattaaaatttattttcattaattaataatattaataatcatatattaataaaatgataCTAAATAACACTGTTCTTAGGTATTGTAGCTCACCAGCTTTGTAGGGGTCATGGCGAGTGTCTTGCCAGTCCACCTCATCCTCAGAGCTGTCACTGTCCTCATACGGATGAACCATGCGGTAGTTCTCAAAGGATATGGAGACTGGAAATGAATTGTTCAGGTTATATTTACTGTGTATATATTAATCTCCAATGCACGTTCACACAATAAAGTTTTGGTGCTGTTATAAATGTGctagagattaatattttgtaaataaagtggtaaattatgtttatttgcacaaacaaagcacttgtGTCACTTCATAAatttgaggttaaaccactggagtcacatggattacctTAATGAggtctttactacctttttggggcttgaaagtggtagctacgtagactgtcaatggagggacagaaatctctcagatttcctcaaacatatcttcatttgtgttcagaagatgaacgaacgtcttacgggtttggaacgacatgagggtgagtcattaatgacagaattttcatattggtgcgagctaaccctttaaagtcgccatgaaatcaaaatggacaattcttgtttttttttatcgattattgcagtatttattataaacgaTTCATCCGTGcacaacattattttttaaaaattcatgtccctcataatctttattcaaaataacttcccatCCCTCTTGT is a genomic window containing:
- the riok3 gene encoding serine/threonine-protein kinase RIO3 isoform X1, coding for MDQLEVSTKETKSPWGAPALAPSPCSLADVMSEQLARELDEEGNTFPDCPDTDLKLTCTSEADTSSDLILAQMLQMEFDREFDTQLRREEKKFNGDSKVSISFENYRMVHPYEDSDSSEDEVDWQDTRHDPYKADKPTTTPKKGFVGKGKNITTKHDEEVCGRKNTARMDNFAPEVQVGDGIGMDLKLSNQVYNALKRHCHTEQRRSARLHEKKEHSTAEHAVDPKTRLLMYKMVNAGILESINGCISTGKESVVFHANGGSFDEKIVPEECVLKVFKTTLNEFKNRDKYIKDDYRFKDRFSKLNPRKIIRLWAEKEMHNLTRIKKAGIPCPEVVILKKHILVMSFIGQDHVPAPKLKDAILSSEDMKKAYYQVLNMMQRLYRDCNLVHADLSEYNMLWHNGEVWFIDVSQSIEPTHPHGLEFLFRDCRNVATFFQKAGVAEALNVFELFNNVSGLEINSDNEADFLAQIEALEKRNEDHVQKPSKKIFNDTHDGSPPQLNTDDDD
- the riok3 gene encoding serine/threonine-protein kinase RIO3 isoform X2, which gives rise to MSEQLARELDEEGNTFPDCPDTDLKLTCTSEADTSSDLILAQMLQMEFDREFDTQLRREEKKFNGDSKVSISFENYRMVHPYEDSDSSEDEVDWQDTRHDPYKADKPTTTPKKGFVGKGKNITTKHDEEVCGRKNTARMDNFAPEVQVGDGIGMDLKLSNQVYNALKRHCHTEQRRSARLHEKKEHSTAEHAVDPKTRLLMYKMVNAGILESINGCISTGKESVVFHANGGSFDEKIVPEECVLKVFKTTLNEFKNRDKYIKDDYRFKDRFSKLNPRKIIRLWAEKEMHNLTRIKKAGIPCPEVVILKKHILVMSFIGQDHVPAPKLKDAILSSEDMKKAYYQVLNMMQRLYRDCNLVHADLSEYNMLWHNGEVWFIDVSQSIEPTHPHGLEFLFRDCRNVATFFQKAGVAEALNVFELFNNVSGLEINSDNEADFLAQIEALEKRNEDHVQKPSKKIFNDTHDGSPPQLNTDDDD